The genomic interval CTGACACTGAGAGTCATCGCGCCCAATCAGTACTCTGTGATTAATAGGAAGCTCATAACGAGTCTGCTGTAATCCAGCCGTGCTGGCAGAAGAAACTTGAAGAATGAGAGCAGCAGCTGGTTCGGGAGCAGCTTGTTCAGGCTCCCTAGGCAATAACATCCTCTGAAAATTGTAGAACTCTGGCAGAGGCTTGTAACTACTAAGAAAGTTTTGTAGCGCTTGAGCCGGGGCTGGGTTATGACTAACAATTTGCACCGTAAGTTTCCCTTGTCTCAAAGAATCGGCAATTTTTACCAATTCTTGCTCAACTACCTGAAATGTCTCATTTTGGGCAGTTCTGGCAGCAACAAATTGCTGAATTTCCTGAAGGCGATTTGCCAATTTATCAGATTTGAGTGACATCGCTTTGTACAGCTCCTGAAATCTGCTTTCCTTAATTAAATACCCGGCTAAAAACGTTTCGGCTCCCTACGGTACTTGCCAAATCTTGATTGTCTTGTCCTGACTGCTACTAGCAATAGTCTGACCGTCAGGGCTAAAAGCTACAGAATTAATCGGGTCGGCATTCCCAAAGAAAGTATGAATCAAATCGCCAGTATGCAAATTCCAAATTCTGATTGTTCCGTCCTTACCACCGCTGACAATCGTCTGGCTGTCAGGACTAATGGCGACTGATTCAACTGAGTCTGAATGCCCTGTAAGAGAATGGAGTAATTCCCCGGCGTAGAGGTTCCAAATCTTGATTGTGCCGTCGGCGCTGCCACTGGCGAGAGTTGCGCTGTTGGAAGCGATCGCCACCGAATTAACCTGACCCGAATGCCCTCTAAGAATGTGGAGGAGTTTCCCCGTATGCAACTCCCAAATCTTGATAGTGTTATCCAAACTGCCACCAGCAAGGAGCCACCCATCTGCGCTGATTTCAATAGAAGAGAAAGCAGCTGTATACCCGGAAAGGGTGTTAAGTAGTTTACCCGTATTTAGATTCCAAATTTTGATGGTGCTATCCTCACCGCCACTGGCAAGCGTCTGACCATCAGGGCTAATAGCAACTGATAAAACTGACCATAAATGTCCTTTAAGAGTACGGAGCAGTTCACCTGTATGCAAATTCCAAATCTTGATCGTGTTATCCTCACTGCCGCTCGCCAAAGTCTGACCATCAGGATTTACGGCAACATCGTAAACCCTTCCTGAGTGGTCAGAAAGAGTTTGATTTGAGTTCTCTGTTTTTAGATCCCAAATCTCAACTATCTGGTCTACGCTACCACTGACAAGCGTTTTTCCGTCCGAACTGAAGGCAACCGACTCGCTGGTGAAGGAGCTAGTAAGTGTATCTACTAGAAATTCTTCTTGCGGGACAGTTAGCGTCGAGGAGTTGCCACTCTGATATCTAGAGCCAAAACCAACAATAAAAATTAAAAAAATAGCGATTCCTGTTACAATCAATCCCGCTCCAATTAATAGAGAAATTTTTTGAGAAAGGGTAAGAACTTTAATCAGGTTAGGCAATTTACGGGTGTCTTTCTTGCTCCTAACTTTGTAAGCCCGGGTCAAAATCGGAGGATGTTCAATCGCTGAATCAATTTTTTCGCTCAGCCGATCAGAAATTGGCGGTGCGTTTTGCTCAGATAATTCCGGTGCAGGTTGAGCTACTGAAGGCGCTGGTGATTGAGGGGAGGTAACTATCTCTGTCGGTAGTATAGGGCGACTGGCGATTTCTGTTCGTGGAAATCTAGGGGAATTTGCAATTTGCGTTGATGAGTTTAGGTTGGTTAGTTGTTGGATAGCTTGCAGCGTTTCTGCTACAGACTGGTAGCG from Funiculus sociatus GB2-C1 carries:
- a CDS encoding serine/threonine-protein kinase; protein product: MPRNTATDDFSTSVSHPMLGKLLDGRYQIIDSLGRGGFGQTYIAQDTRRPGNPTCVVKHLKPASSDSECLQIARRLFCSEAEILEKLGYHDQIPRLLAYFEENQEFYLVQEFIEGQLLSEELQPSQRWSESQVIQLLCEVLSILDFVHSYEVIHRDIKPDNLIRRNRDKKLVLIDFGTVKQVRTQLVVPPEQPNITVAIGTTGYMPTEQGQGKPRSNSDIYALGIIGIQALTGLNPTQFQEDSGTGELLWQQQVQISSGLEAVLTKMVRYHFKDRYQSVAETLQAIQQLTNLNSSTQIANSPRFPRTEIASRPILPTEIVTSPQSPAPSVAQPAPELSEQNAPPISDRLSEKIDSAIEHPPILTRAYKVRSKKDTRKLPNLIKVLTLSQKISLLIGAGLIVTGIAIFLIFIVGFGSRYQSGNSSTLTVPQEEFLVDTLTSSFTSESVAFSSDGKTLVSGSVDQIVEIWDLKTENSNQTLSDHSGRVYDVAVNPDGQTLASGSEDNTIKIWNLHTGELLRTLKGHLWSVLSVAISPDGQTLASGGEDSTIKIWNLNTGKLLNTLSGYTAAFSSIEISADGWLLAGGSLDNTIKIWELHTGKLLHILRGHSGQVNSVAIASNSATLASGSADGTIKIWNLYAGELLHSLTGHSDSVESVAISPDSQTIVSGGKDGTIRIWNLHTGDLIHTFFGNADPINSVAFSPDGQTIASSSQDKTIKIWQVP